The sequence TTCAGCGAACGCGCGTACCTCAACGGCAAGCTCGATCTCGCGCAAGCCGAGGCCGTCGCGGACCTGATCGCCGCCGGCGACGCGCGCGCGGCCCGCGCCGCGCGTCGCGCCCTCGATGGTGTGTTCTCCGAACGCGTCGAAGAGATTGCCACCGAACTGCTGCACCTGCGGATCCATGTCGAAGCGGCGATCGACTTCGCCGACGAACCCATCGACACGCTCGGCGGCGCGCAATTGCGCGAAGGCTTGGCGCACGCGACCACCGCGCTCACGCGCCTCATCGCCGACGCCGAACGTGGCCGCAAGCTGCGCGATGGCCTGCACGCCGTCATCGTCGGTCCGCCCAACGCGGGCAAGAGTTCGCTGCTCAACGCTCTCGCCGGAAGCGAACGCGCGATCGTCACCGACATCGCCGGCACCACGCGCGACCTGCTCCACGAGACGGTGCGCCTGGATGGCGCCGAACTCACGCTCGTCGACACCGCAGGCCTGCGCGAAGGCGGCGATGCGATCGAACAGGAAGGCATGCGTCGCGCACGCAACGAACTGCGCCGCGCGGACCTGGCGATCGTCGTGCTCGATGCGCGCGACCCGGACACAGGCCGCGCCGCCGTCGCCGACGCAATCGCCGACGTGCCGCAGCGTTTGTGGATCCACAACAAGACCGACCTGCTTGCCTCGCCCCCGCAAGCGCCGGCCGGCACCGATCCCGTCTTCGTCTCCGCGCACACCGGCGCCGGCCTCGACACCCTGCACGCCCGCCTGCGCACCCTGTCCGGCGCGGAAGCCGCCGACGCGGTTGAAGGCACCTTCACCGCACGCGCCCGTCACGTCGATGCCCTGGTCCGCGCCGCCGCGCACGTCGACGCCGCTTCGCGCGAACTCGCCCACGATGCCCTCGAGCTGGCCGCCGAATCCCTGCGCGCCGGCCACGACGCCCTGGGCGAGATCACCGGGCGCGTCACCGCCGACGCCCTCCTCGGCCATATCTTCGGCAGCTTCTGCATCGGCAAGTGAGTAAGCTCGGGGCGGGCACTTGGGAGCACCGGGATGGCCACGACCCGCAAGCCGGCGAAGCAGGCTCCGACGCGCAAGCCCGCGGCGAAGAAGCGCGTCGCGAAACAGGCAGCGCCGCCCCTGCCTTC comes from Lysobacter sp. KIS68-7 and encodes:
- the mnmE gene encoding tRNA uridine-5-carboxymethylaminomethyl(34) synthesis GTPase MnmE, whose translation is MADADADTIVAIATAPGAGGVGVVRLSGPRSRAIAEALCDCALVPRHAHYVRMRANDETLDDGIALYFAAPASFTGEHVVELQAHGSPVVLQRIVFECIARGARQARPGEFSERAYLNGKLDLAQAEAVADLIAAGDARAARAARRALDGVFSERVEEIATELLHLRIHVEAAIDFADEPIDTLGGAQLREGLAHATTALTRLIADAERGRKLRDGLHAVIVGPPNAGKSSLLNALAGSERAIVTDIAGTTRDLLHETVRLDGAELTLVDTAGLREGGDAIEQEGMRRARNELRRADLAIVVLDARDPDTGRAAVADAIADVPQRLWIHNKTDLLASPPQAPAGTDPVFVSAHTGAGLDTLHARLRTLSGAEAADAVEGTFTARARHVDALVRAAAHVDAASRELAHDALELAAESLRAGHDALGEITGRVTADALLGHIFGSFCIGK